A segment of the Gammaproteobacteria bacterium genome:
CGGGAAATAGCGCCAGTCACGGCGCTACGCGCCATGCCTGGCGCACCGAAAAAAAAGCCATGCCGGCGATGCCGGCATGGCCCTATGGTCGCACAAACCGCGCGCTCAGCAAACGCGCCGGCGGCGGGCGTAGCCCCAGCCCAGCAAACCACCCATGAGCAGCAAGGCGGTGCCCGGTTCAGGGACGGTGCTGCTGCTGACGATGGGCGTCTGGGTGACACCGAAGGTCCCACCACTGACAAAGGTCACGCCGGTAATGAAGGCCAAAGGATCGCTGGGATCCAGCCCCGGGGGCTCGATCCCGGTGACTTTGAACTTGCTCACCCCCGAGGCGTAGCTCGCCAGGAAATCGTAGGTGACCCCGGCGGCGACGACGCCCAGCGAATCATAGCTGCTGCCGTTCCAGGCAAAGAGATTATACTTGTTGTCATCACCGGTTTTGGGGGGATAGAGCGTGGGCAGCACCACCGTCGCGAAGTTCGGCCCGGCGGTTTCATAAATATAGCCGGTGGCCACGGGCGGGTCGATGAAAATGGGCTGGGTGGGGTCGATACCCACGCCGGTGTCACCCACGGTGACCACAAAATCAAAACCGTCACTGGGATCATCACCGGGGATGGGCAACAAAGGATCGTCCGAGGTGAAACCGGCGCCCCCGGGACCGCCCAGGACCAGCCCCTCCAGGTTGGCGGCGAACAGGCCGCTGTCGAGCACCCGATCACCGGTGTCGGAGATGGCCAGCTTGATGGAGTGCACATCCAGATCGGGATCCAGCATACCGATCAGACGCAGGCGGCGGCTCATGCCGTCGTATTCGATGGCCAAGGGCGCGGTGCCGTCCTGGAGGTTGTTGTCGAAGAAATTGCCACCACCGACAGAGGCGCTGGTGACGGTGAGCAGATTGCCGTCAGCGAAACCGGCATAATTGACCTCGTCCACGAACACGGCAGCGATATCCGGAAAGGCATCCACGAATTCCGGATACTCCTCGGAGCCGAACATGAAATCCAGCCCCACGGCGTTGATGGCGGGGTTGTCAGTGATGAAGTCAAAGGCCAGAACCGTGGCATCCCGGGTGGTCTCGGAAATGTCGCGGGCGGCCAGCAGCTCATCCAAGCCCGCATCACCCGTCCCGCTGGCCAGGCCGGAAAAGCCGGTTTCCGTGTTCGCCAGGGGCGGGGCGGCAAAGCCGGAGGTCAGCAGGATACCGCCCGGAAGGGAAAAGTCAGCGCCATCAATGGTGCCGAAATCCACGCCACCGTCCGGCAGAAGCGCGGCCGAACCGTAGCTCGAACCACCAAGCGGATTGATAGAAAATCCCTCGACAAAAAAGCCCCCATCGTCGTCGAAATTCGGAAATACCGTGCCGTCAAAATTCCCCTGATACTGGGCACTGCCCGGCACCACCGACAGGCCACCCCCAGGGGTGACCAGGGCATCGGCCAGTTCCGCCCCCGTGCCGCTGAAGCCGTTAAAATCGGTGTAGAGTCCAAACGGCCCCGGCCCTGGTGCAGGACCCTCCCCGCCAATCACGGCGATGGCCTGGGCCGGACCGGCCGCCACAGCGCCCGCCACGGCGGCGGCGCACAGGGCTAGGTGAATCCTGCTGCACATTTTTGTTTTCATGATCGTGTACCACGTTCTCTGATAAACCTGGAAATTTATCGGCAAAATACGAACCAGATTCAATAACACATTGAATTTACTTGGATCGCCCCCCCCTCGCTCAGCAGGCCTTGTAAAGGACGTCGACACCTGCCCCCCATCGCCCCGGCGGCTTGCCTCCCACCCCCAAAGCGCTTACCCTGTGCCCCGGTTGGCTATGTGGTGAAAAGAGGGACAAACCGTGACGGCAATGAACATGGCTGTGGCTCGCCATAACATGATTGAACAGCAAATCCGCCCCTGGGAAGTGCTGGACGAACGGGTGCTGAACCTTATCGAACAAACCCCGCGGGAGGACTTCGTGCCGGAGGGTTTCACGGGCCTGGCCTATGCCGATGTGGAAATCCCCCTGGGGGAAGGCCAGGCCATGATGGCGCCCAGGGTGGAGGCGCGCCTGCTCCAGGCGCTGGCCGTCAAACCCACCGACACCGTGCTGGAAGTGGGCACCGGCAGCGGCTATGTGACAGCCCTGCTGGCCAAGTCCGCCGCCCGGGTCCACAGCGTGGATATCATTCCCGGATTTACCGCACTGGCAAAAACCCGTCTGGCTGCGGTGGGCCTGGGCAATGTCACCCTGGAAACCGGCGACGCGGCGGCGGGCTGGCCGGAGCACGGCCCCTACGACGTGATCGCGGTCACCGGCTCCCTGCCCATGGGCGATAAAAATTTCCGCAAGCTGCTGAAATCCGGCGGCCGCCTGTTTGCCGTCACGGGAACGGCGCCGGTCATGGAGGCCTCCCTGGTCACCCGGCTGGGTGAGAACCAATTCGTGGAAGAAGCCCTGTTTGAAACGGTGCTCGCGCCGCTCATCAATGCGCCCGCGCCCAGACGCTTTGATTTTTGAACATTCATGCAAACGCCGGCGACGGGCGTTTTTACGATGCTGGAAATCACCCCGACCGAACTCAAAGAATACCTGGACATCGCGCCATCCCCGCCCTTGCTGCTGGACGTGCGGGAACCCCGGGAGTGGGACATCTGCCACATCGAAGGGTCTGAACACATTCCCATGGGCCGCATTCCCGAGGCCTGGCCCGGCCTGGACCCGGAGCGGGAGACCGTGGTGATCTGCCACCACGGCCTGCGCAGCGCCCAGGTGGCGGCCTATTTGCAGCAAATGGGTTTCAAAAAAGTGCTCAACCTGAGCGGCGGGGTGGATGCCTGGGCGCGGGAGGTCGATCCTGCCATG
Coding sequences within it:
- a CDS encoding PEP-CTERM sorting domain-containing protein, giving the protein MKTKMCSRIHLALCAAAVAGAVAAGPAQAIAVIGGEGPAPGPGPFGLYTDFNGFSGTGAELADALVTPGGGLSVVPGSAQYQGNFDGTVFPNFDDDGGFFVEGFSINPLGGSSYGSAALLPDGGVDFGTIDGADFSLPGGILLTSGFAAPPLANTETGFSGLASGTGDAGLDELLAARDISETTRDATVLAFDFITDNPAINAVGLDFMFGSEEYPEFVDAFPDIAAVFVDEVNYAGFADGNLLTVTSASVGGGNFFDNNLQDGTAPLAIEYDGMSRRLRLIGMLDPDLDVHSIKLAISDTGDRVLDSGLFAANLEGLVLGGPGGAGFTSDDPLLPIPGDDPSDGFDFVVTVGDTGVGIDPTQPIFIDPPVATGYIYETAGPNFATVVLPTLYPPKTGDDNKYNLFAWNGSSYDSLGVVAAGVTYDFLASYASGVSKFKVTGIEPPGLDPSDPLAFITGVTFVSGGTFGVTQTPIVSSSTVPEPGTALLLMGGLLGWGYARRRRVC
- a CDS encoding protein-L-isoaspartate O-methyltransferase, with protein sequence MNMAVARHNMIEQQIRPWEVLDERVLNLIEQTPREDFVPEGFTGLAYADVEIPLGEGQAMMAPRVEARLLQALAVKPTDTVLEVGTGSGYVTALLAKSAARVHSVDIIPGFTALAKTRLAAVGLGNVTLETGDAAAGWPEHGPYDVIAVTGSLPMGDKNFRKLLKSGGRLFAVTGTAPVMEASLVTRLGENQFVEEALFETVLAPLINAPAPRRFDF
- a CDS encoding sulfurtransferase, which encodes MLEITPTELKEYLDIAPSPPLLLDVREPREWDICHIEGSEHIPMGRIPEAWPGLDPERETVVICHHGLRSAQVAAYLQQMGFKKVLNLSGGVDAWAREVDPAMATY